TTTTACTTTAATTGAAATTTTTGCAAATAATATCAAAATTTACTTTTTATGTGAATTAAATTTTTGTTTATATTGACTGTAATAAGTTTTATGGTAACATTACAAAAATTTTTAAAGGTTATAATTGAAGTTTACTTATGTAACACTATTTCCAAACTTAATTGAACCATATTTTTATGACTCTATTTTAAAAAGAGCAGTTGAATCAAAACTTTTAAATTATGAATTTTATAATCCTCGAGATTTTACAAAAAATAAACATAATAAAGTTGATAAACAAATGGTTGGAGGAGGAGCAGGGATGCTTATGACTCCCCAACCACTTTTTGATTGTCTTGATGAAATTAAAAGGAAAAATAAAGATGCATACATTATTTTTCCTTTAGCTGCTGCTAAGCCTTTTAGACAAAATGATGCAAAAAGATTGGCAAAGAAAAAAAATATTGTTTTTGTAAGTGGAAGATATGAAGGAATTGATGAAAGAGTTTGTGAAAAGTATGCAAATGAAGTTTTTTCTATAGGAGAATTTGTCTTAACAGGTGGAGAATTGCCATCATTGGTTATGAGTGATGCAATTTCACGAAATTTAGATAATGTGCTTGGAAATGCCCAATCTTTAGACTATGAAAGTTATGAAGATAATCTTTTAGAAGCACCTTCATTTACAAAACCTGAAATTTTCCAAAATTTAAGTGTTATTAAAGAATTTTTAAAGGGAAATCATAGTAAAATTTCCGACTTAAAATTCCAGATGTCAATTTGTAAAACAAAATATTATAGACCCAATAAGGAAAAGAGATGAAAAATAGATATATTGCTAGCTTTGAAGCAGCTCAAGTAGAGTCAAAAGAGATCCCTCAATTTAGAGCAGGAGATAATGTAAGACTTGGTGTTGAAATTAAAGAAGGTGAGAAAAAGAGAGTTCAAACTTACGAAGGTGTTGTAATTGCTAGACATGGTGAAGGTCCATCAGCTACATTTACAGTAAGAAAAATTGGAGCTAACTCTGTTGGTGTTGAAAGAATTTTCCCACTATATTCAGAGTCAATTAAAACTTTTGAAGTAACAAGAAGAGGTAGAGTAAGAAGAGCTAAACTTCACTACTTAAGAGGATTAAAAGGTAAAGCTGCAAGAATTAAAGAGCTTAAAAAGTAATCTAACTAAGGCACGTCCTTAGTTTTACTTTATGAACAGAAAAAAAACTTTAGTTCATAGTGCACTTCTTTGTGAGTGCCAAACCTTAATTAACTACTTTAAACTTAAACAAGATAAATCTTGTAGTGCATTTAAACTTTATTATAACCATCAAATTGTCATTATCGTATCTGGAATAGGAAAAGAAAACACAATAAATGCGCTTGATTTTGTTTTTGAAAGATTTGAAATCAGTAAAGCTATAAATATTGGAATTGCTGGTTGCAAAGATAAGAATATCAAAATTGGAACACTATTTTGTACAAATCAAAAACTTCAAGATATCCCAAATACTACACTAACTACAGTTGATAAACCACTTAATGATATAAATAAACTAAAAACTACTTTAGTTGATATGGAAGCATTTTATTTTGAAGAAGTATCTAATAAATATTGTGAAAAAATATATATATTAAAAGTCGTATCAGATTATCTTGATATAAATATCCCTAAAAAATCATTTATTATAAAAATAATACAAGAAAGTTTTACACAATGGAAAAGTCTATTATGAGTTATGTTGAAAAATTTAATACAAATATAGAGAAAACAAATTATAAAAATTTAGATGAGAAAACAAAAGAGTTTATAAAAAATATTGCTTTAAAGTATCAATTTTCTTTTCAGGAACTAAAGCAGTTAATCGATTTTTCAATTGATTTTAAAATGTGGCACGAAGCTGAAATCTATAAGATTTTTAAAGATGAGTATGCAAATAAAAAACAAGCTTTTAATCACATAAGAAAAATATGGGAAGATTTAAAATCAAAAGCAAACTCATATGAAAAGTTTTCAAAAGATTTATATAAAGACGATATTAGAAAATTTAGTTTTACAAAATTTGAAAGTAATAAAGCAGCTCTTGGTTCTTGTCCTGTTGCAAGTGCTAATACAAGATGTTGCAATCTTTTAACATTAGATGCAGTTCAATCGTGTGGTTTTGACTGTTCTTATTGTTCTATTCAATCATTTTATAATCAAGATAAAATAGGTTTTGATAAAAACTTTAAAGAGAATTTAGCAAACTTAAAACTTGATCCAAATGAAACATATCATATTGGAACTGGTCAGAGTTCTGATTCACTTATGTGGGGAAATAAAGAGGGTATTTTGGATGCACTTTTTGATTTTGCAAGAAAAAATCCAAATGTTATACTTGAATTTAAAACTAAATCAAACAATATAAAATACTTTTTAGAAAATGATGTTCCAGCAAATATAATTTGTACATGGTCTTTAAATACTCCTACAATAATAGAGAATGAAGAGCATTTAGCAGCAAGTTTAGAAAAAAGAATAAATGCAGCAAAAAAAGTAAGCCAAAAAGGTGTATTAGTTGGTTTTCATTTTCATCCAATAGTTCATTATGATAATTATTTAAAAGAGTATGAGGAAGTTTACAAAACACTTATTGAAACTTTTGATTCTAAAAAAGTTGCACTTGTATCTTTTGGTACTTTAACTTTCATAAAACCAGTTGTAAATAAAATAAGAAGTAGAAACTTCAAATCAAAAATACTTCAAATGCCAATGAGTGAGGCAAATGGAAAACAGTCTTATCCCTTAAAGATTAAAAAAGAGATGTTCAAACATGCATATGATAGCTTTAAACCTTGGCATAAAGATGTATACTTTTATCTTTGTATGGAAGATGAGACTCTTTGGAAAGATGTTTTTGGATATGAATACTCAAGCAATAATCAAATGGAAGATTTTATGAAGATGAGTTATATGAATAAAATCAAACAAAACTCACCTTCTCATAATTTTTCTTTTTCAAGTGGTAGTCTAAACTTTTAGACTATCTTTAAATATTAGATGAAGCTACTTTTATTCCTAATGCTATAAGTATAACACCTATTGCTTTTTCTATTTTAGTTTTGTAAGATTTAAATCTATTTAAAATTACAGGATGACTTAAAAATAAAGATACTAAACTAAACCATATAAAATGAGCTATACTAATTATAATTCCATAAATAAGTTGAACTAAAATAGGTGTATGTACATCAACAAATTGAGTAAATATACTAAGAAAAAATATAGTTGTTTTTGGATTTAATACATTTGTAAAAAAGCCAATTTTAAATGATTTGAAATTTGATATCTCTTTTTTTGTACCTTCAATATTTAAATCTAATTTTGAGTTTGACTTTAAATTTTTATATCCAATATAAATAAGATATGCAGCAGCAAGATATTTTATTATAGAAAATAAAATTATTGAATTTGAAATAATAATCGCAAGTCCTGCAATACAATATAACAAGTGAATCCAAATAGCTGCACTAATTCCTAATGCAGAATAAAGACCAGATTTTTTTCCATGTAATAAAGTATTTCTTGTTACCATAACAAAATCAACACCAGGACTAATAGCCATAAATATTGCAATTGTAGAAACTGCAATAATTTGTGGCAAATAGTTTAAAACTTCCATATTTTTCCTTTTATCTATTAATACTTTATTTAGTCTTGAGTTTTAAAAATTTGGATGAGCTAAAATAATAAGTGTTTTTTATGAGCCAATCTTATTTTAATTTTATATTTTAGAAAATAATTACTTAAAGTAATATCACTTTACTTTGGATTAGTATTTAAAGTTTAAATCATTCATTAACATATTTTTAGGTAGTATTTCAAAAATCAAAAAAAAGAGAGTGTTTTGTTAGAACCTATTGTAAATTATGTTGTTGAAACTGTGGGCTCATTGGGATATTTGGGGATATTTATTATGATGTTTTTAGAAAGTTCATTTTTTCCTTTTCCAAGTGAAGTTGTGATGATTCCTGCTGGATATTTAGTGTATAAAGGTGAAATGAATATCTTTATAGCTATTTTTGCAGGAATTGCTGGAAGTTTAGCAGGGGCCTTATTTAACTACTTTTTAGCAGTAAAATATGGAAGAGCATTTTTGATTAGATATGGGAAGTACTTTTTTATAAGCGAACAAACTATTCAAAAAGTCGAAGATTTTTTTAAAGAACATGGACACATATCAACTTTTAGTGGAAGATTAATTCCAGCAATTAGACAATATATCTCTTTTCCAGCAGGTTTAGCAAAAATGAACCTATTAACATTTAGTTTTTATACAACTTTAGGTGCAGGTATTTGGGTTATAATACTTGTATATTTGGGCTATTTTATTGGTGGTAATGAAGCTTTAATTAAAGAGTATTTACACTATATAATAGTATCAATTTTAGTTTTATTAGCTATTTTGATTTATTTTTATATAAAGAAAAGAAAATGCAAGCAATAGTTACAGGTTATAGCTCAGGTATTGGAAAAGCAATAAGTGAAATACTTGAAGAAAACTCTTACAAAGTCATAAAATTAAAAAGTAGATTAGATGATACAAAAGCTTTGGAAAAAGAAGTAAGAGAAATAGTAAAAAAAGATGATTTAAATGTACTTATAAATTGTGCAGGACTTGGGGTTTTTAAACCCCATGAAGAGATAAGTATTGATAAAATTCAAGAGTTAATAGGTGTAAATTTAACAGCACCTATTATACTTAGTAATTTATGTCTTAGAAGTCTAAAGAAAACAAAAGGACATATTATAAATATCTCTTCAATTGAAGCTTTAAGACACTCTAAATTTTCAGCTTTATACACAGCAACAAAAGCAGGACTTAGAAACTTTTCACTTGCACTTTTTGAAGAACTTAGGCGTGCTGATGTAAAAGTAACAAATATAAATCCTGATTTAACAAAAACAAATTTTTTTGATGAGTTTAATTTTGAACCAAGTGATAATAAAAATGCTTATCTTAATCCAAATGATATTGCAAAAGCAGTTTTAGAAGTATTGCAATTTTCAGGAGTTATTTCTGAATTAACACTAAGACCTCAAAGACTTGAAATAAAGAAAAAATAAAATCATAAAAAAGATGATTTAAATAATTGGTCTATTGTATCTTATAAAATAAAGTGATGGTAAAGCAAGTCCAAAACTAATAGCTCCTAAAATTGATATAGCTTTTAATCCATCTTCAATAAATAAAGCAATATGTTCAGGTGTCACCCCATGAGAATTCATCTCAACTAATGTAATAATTGTATTAAAAGCGTATGTTCCAGGTATCAATGGAATAATAGCAGCAACTGTATAAATAGGTCTTGGTACTATATATTTTCTTGACCAATAAACAGCAAGAGTACCAAATAAAAGTGTTGCTAGGAATGTAGATATTTCTATATATATACCAAAATCTAAAAAAATAGTTCTTAAAGTATATACAATTGCTCCACCTAAAGCACAAAATTTTAAAGCAAATTTAGGAACATTAAAAACCATTGCAAAGCCAACTGCTGGTATTGCTGCAAATACTGCATCTAAAATATATTTGATTATAATATTTTCCATTTTACCAACCTTTTATATCTAAAATAGCCATAGCAAAGATAATTCCCATGCTTGTTGCAAGTGTAAGAAGTGTTGCTTGCATCCATCGTCCCCAACCCATACTCAAATATCCTTTTACAGCATCTAAAAATGAATTAATAAAAGGAAATCCAGGAACCAATAATAAAACACTTGCTGATAGAGCAATACTTACAGTTGAGCTTACATAACTTGATAAACTAGCTATTAATGTTGCAAAAAATGCTGTTGTTGCAAAAGAAATAATTAAAATAAATTTTCTTTTCGCAAGTTCTTGTCTTATAAACATAGCAATACCCGAAGCAAAAAAAGTTACAATAAATGCTCCCAAATCTGCACCTCTTAAATATGCAAAGGAAGCACATGAAAGTCCAATCATAACTATTACAAGCCATCTATTATAGTAGTTTGTTTGTATTTGTTTTAATAACAGGATAGTTCTTTTTGCATCTGTTTTATTTTTTTCTAAATCAATACATAATTTTTGAACATCATAAACAATAGACATATTTATAGGTTTATGATGAGCTTGTCTTGTAGTTGTTACTGATTGATTGTTTTTTGTTAATGTAGTTAATACAATAGCTGAGGGAATAAGTGATATTTCAACAGATTTTACACCAAAAGCTTTTCCCATTCTTTTTGTTGTTTGTTCTATAAGTTTACTTTCTGCCCCATACTCAAGCATTAAAACAGCTGCTCTTATTATTGCTTGAGTTATTTTTGTTTGATATTCATAAGTTAATTCATTTGTATTGTTCATTTTTGTATTTTAGCATTTTTAACAAAAAAGAAAGAAATAAAAATGTTTAAATTAGATACAATTTTGATATAATTTGAAAAAATTAAAGTAATAAATATGAATTATCTTTTAAGAAATTGGAATAAAATATTATTAGTTATATTTACACTAATTGCTTTGGCAGTTGCACTTAGTTTAAGTATTGATGAAAGTGCAAAAAAGTTAGTAGATGAATCTTTTAAGCAAGCAATTATTGTATTTGGTAGTGCTAAAGCTTTAAATGCAGTAATTTCATTGGCACAAGGAACAGAGCTTAATCTTCCTTTTGTCGTAGTTGCTATTGGAGAAGTACTTGACCCAATAAATGATTTAGTAGAACAATTCTCTCTTGTAATGCTTGCTAGTTTAGTCTCTCTTGGCATTCAAAAAATACTTTTAGGATTTGTAACAAATGAAGTATATAACTATATTTTACTTATTGTTATACTTATATTTAATATTTGGCTATTTAAAAGATTTAATAAAGATGAAAAATTAAGAGATATATTTTTTAAAGTAGTTTTTGTTTTATTGTTTTTAAGATTTGCAATTCCTAGTATTAGCTATATAAATGATATATCTTATAACTATTTTGTAAAACCAAAATATAATATTGAAATACTAAATGAAAATATTGTAAAAGTTAAAGATGAAGTTAGTAAAGTAAATCAAAATACTATAAAACATAAACAAGAAAACTCTTTTTTTGATAAAATTAAAGAAAAATTTGATTCAAGTTATTATGAAAAAAAAGTAGATGAATATCAAAATGCAGCAGATAAATCAAGTGAGTATATAATCGATTTAATAATTGTATTTATTTTTCAAACTATATTTTTGCCAATTATTTTTTTGATTATTCTGTATTGGTTTATAAAATCTATTTTTAGTATAAAAAAGGCATAAAATGATAATTGATTGGGAAAAAAGTTTTGCAGCAATATATAGAGCAAAAACAGACAGTTTAAAACCTGTGAAATATTTAGATGATACGACATTTGATGATTTAGTTGGAATAGAGAATCAAAAACAACAAATTATTGAAAATACAACTAGATTTTTAAAAGGCTTGCCCTCAAATAATGTTTTACTTTGGGGTGCTAGAGGAACTGGTAAATCTTCAATTATAAAAGCTTTATTAAACAAATATAAGAATAAAGATTTAAGAGTTATAGAAATTAGTAGAGATGATTTGGATGAGTTAGTATATATTTCTGATGCAATTAGAGAAGAGCCTTACAAGTTTATAATATTTTGTGATGATTTATCTTTTGAGGGTACAGAAAAAGCATATAAAGGTTTAAAACCTATTTTAGAAGGTTCTATTGAAGCTCCTGCTTCAAATATAAAGATATATGCCACATCAAATAGAAGACATATAGTAGCTGAATATCAAGGTGATAATGAGGGTACAAAAGTATCTAATAATGGAGAGATTCATTATAGTGATAGTGTAGAAGAAAAAATATCTTTAAGTGATAGATTTGGACTTAGTATAGGTTTTTATAATGGAACACAACAAGATTACTTAAAAGTAATTAATAACTATTTTAAAGATTACAAAGGCGATATAAACGAGCTTCATAAAAAAGCATTACAATTTGCACAAAGTAGGTCAAGTAAAAGCCCTAGAACTGCAAAACAGTTCTATAATAGTTTTATCCAATCTAAATAATCTCTTGTGGTTTACCTATATAATATCCTTGCAAATAGTCAACTTTTAAATTTGTAAGAATATTATAAATCTCTTTATTATGGACTTTTTCTGCAACTAATTTAATTTCTAACTCTTTTGCGAAGCTTATGATACTTTTTACAATTTTTAAAGCTTGTTTATCTATATGAATATTTTCAATTAATGAACTATCAATTTTTAAATAATCAATATCTAATTTTATGATATACGCAAAATTTGAATACCCAGAACCAAAATCATCAATAGCAATTTGAATATTATATTTTTTTAATTTTTTTATAAACTTATTTATAATCTCAAAGTGGTTTAATTCTTCACTTTCAAGTAATTCAATAGTTAATCTTTCGTTGATATTATACTTATCAATCATTTCAAATAAATAAGAAGTTGTTTTTTCATTTTTAATATCATCCATTGATAAGTTAATAGAAAAACTTAAATCTTTTTTATCTTTAAAATATTCAAAACTTTTTTTTATCATTGCTTCTGTTATTTTAGGATATTGTTTACTGCTTTTTGAAATCTCTAAAAATTTATCAGGAGTTATTATTTCATCATCTTTTACTATTCTAGCTAAAGCTTCATACTTATCAATCTTTTTTGTTTTTGTATTTTCTAAAGCTTGATAAAAAGGAATCAATTGGTCTTTTTCTAATGATTCTTTTAAAATAGAAGTTAATTTAATATGATTTTTATATTCATCTTTTAGAGTCAATTCATTATTAAAAACTTCTATATTTCTTTTCTCTTTTTTAGCAGTTCTAACTGCTAAAATTGCTTTTTCTAAGCTTCTTGATTTTGAATCTTTAGCAAGTCCTATTGTTGCTTGAATATTTATATCTATATCGTTGTATTTAAATACTTTTTTACTTATAGTTTTAATAAGGTCTTCACAAAAACTTATGCTAACTGAACCATTAGATAAAATTGCAAATTCATCACTATGAAGTCTATAAACACTACCTGTTTTTTTAGAAGTTTTTACAAGTAATTTTGCAACTTCATTCATAATAAAATCACCTACTTTAACCCCATAAAAACTATTTATTGTTTTAAATGAATCAAGTGAAACAACTATTAAACTATGATTATTATAAAGTTTTATATCTTCTTGTAATTTGGCTAGATTTGGTATTTTTGTTAGTGAATCTGTATATAAATTAGTTAATAATTGATTGTAATAATATGTAATAGTATCAAGTAATTTATTAAATCTATTTTGTAAAGAGTATATTTCTGCTGTTTTAGTTTTTATATGAGCTCTTTTTGTAAAGCTTGTATCTTTTGAAACTTTTTTTATCTCTTCTGTAAAATTTACAACAGGTTCAATAATCTTTTTATTAATGATTTTATAAAAAATATAAAAATATAAGAATATAAAGAATATGAAAAATATTAGAAAATAATAAATCATCATATCAAGAGATATTTTTATCTCATTTGGAGGATATTTTATATCTAATACTCCATTTACATCTCCAACTTTTGCATTATGATGACAAGTAATACATTCTTTAGATACTTTTATTGGATATAAATATCTAATACTTCCATTATCTTCTACTACAAACTGTTTTTCTCCTTCCATGGCTTTTTTGATAAGTGGATCACTATTTACTTTTTCTTTATCTTCTTTTATAACACCCATTATTTTTTCTACATCTTTACTTCTATATGAATTTACTTCAAGATTGTGTCTAATATGCTCCATTCTATTTAGAATTTTTACTAAATCCTTTTTTGCCCACCCCTCTTGCATTCTTACATACATTGTTTCAAAAATAAGTTCACTTGTTTTTTTTGCATCATCCTCTGCTAAAGTTGTAAGTGCTGCTCTTTTAATATATATTGTGGATAAAAATAAAGAAATTATGCTAAAAAGTAAAATTATTATTAAAATTCTAAATATAAGAGCTTTGTTAGTGATTAAGTTATTTTTCATTATGATCCCAATAAGTAAATTACTTATAAGATTATATATCACATAAACTATATATTAATTTAAAAAATTACAACTTAACTACTTTTTAAATATTAACCAATTTTTAGATATAATATATACTTAAATAAAGGAAAAAATTGAAAGATTTAACTACATTTTATACGAATAAAAATATATTATATAAAGATATAAATGAGATAATACCAAAACAATTAGGTAGTAGAAAGAAAATAAAAATTTATACAGCCACAGATATAAAATCAGCATATTATGCAATTTTTATAGTTGATTCAAAAAGTAGATTTATTAGAAAAAATGCAAATGATTTATTAGAGCTTTTTGAGAAATTAAAAGAGTTTAAAGAGCATAATTTTAAACATAAAGAGTTATTAATAAGTTCACCACTTTGTTCAAAAGCAAAAAAATATTTACAAGATAATGACTGGAGAGTAAGAGTTGATTTTATGTGATATAGGAAATACTACATTTCATTTTTTAATAAATGGAAAAGAGAAAAAGTATTTTTTAAATGAAAAGTTACCAAGTTTTAATCAAAGAGTATATTATATATCTGTAAATGATAGTGGCACAAAAAATTTAAAATATTCAAATGATGATGTTATTGATTTAGAAAACCATTTAGAGTTTAAAACAAAATATAAAGGTATGGGACTTGATAGAAAAATTGCATGTATTGCAAATAAAGATGCAATAATAGTAGATGCAGGAAGTGCAATAACTGTTGATATTATGAAAAAAGGCAAACATAAAGGTGGTTTTATTCTTCCTGGATTTAAAGCTATTAAAGATTTGTATCCAAATACTTCTCATAAATTACAGTTTGATTTTAATCCAAAGGTAAATTTAGATAAAATCCCACTTTGTACACAAGATGCGATATCATACGCAATCTTAAAATCAATCATACAACCAATAAAAAATATTAGAAACAAACAACAAATCATTTTTACAGGTGGAGATGGAGAATTTTTAAGTAAATATTTTAAAAATAGTATCTATAAAAAAGATTTGATTTTTGAAAATATGAAAAGGATAATTGATGCTAACAATTGCATTGCCTAAAGGAAGAATTGCACAAGAGACTTTAGAAAAGTTTGAAAAAGCTTTTGATGACAAGTTTATATTTGAAGATAGAAAGTTAATACTAGAAAAAGGTAATTTTAGATTTTTAAATGTTAGAAATCAAGATGTACCTACTTATGTTATGCATGGAGCTGCTGATTTAGGTGTAGTAGGGCTTGATGTTTTAGAAGAGAAAGAGTATGACTTAATAAAACTATTAAATTTAAATCTTGGAAAATGTAAGCTTGCTTTTGGATTAAGAAAAGGTGAAGAGTTAGATTTTTCAAAAAGTGAAATTAAAGTTGCAACTAAGCATGAAAAAATTGCAAAGAAATATTTTGAACAAAAAGCAATGGCAGTTGAAATTATTAAACTATATGGTTCAATCGAACTTGCACCTATTGTAGGACTTAGTGATTGTATAGTTGATATTGTAGAAACAGGAACTACAATGAAACAAAATGGATTAGAAGTAGGGCCTACTATTATGGAAAGTAGCGCACACTTAATTGCAAATAAAAATGCATTTTATGCAAAAAAACAAGCTATTTTAGAATTAAAAGAAAGATTAGAAAAAGTACTATAATGGGATTAGATTTATACTCAAAAGTTGAACAATATTTAGATTTTGAAGATGAGGTTTATTTACTTCACAAAGAGTTTATGACTTTTGTGATGGTAAATGAACTTGACAATATAATTGATATTGGATGTGGACAAGGATATTTTCTTGAAAACTTAAAAATCAATGGAAAAAAAGCATTTGGTATTGATTTAAGTAGTGAGCAAATAAAAGTTTGTAAACAAAGAGAAGTTGATGCTAAGTGTATAGCACTTGATAAAGTAAAAGAAAAATTTGATTGTGCAACTGCAATTTTTGATGTAGTTAATTATATTCCTAGCAATCACTTAAAACAGTTCTTTAAAGATACATATGAAGTTTTAAATGATGGTGGATATTATATGTTTGATGTAAATTCACTATTTGGATTCAATGATGTTGCAGATGGAAGTTTGAATATAAATAAAGAGAATAAATTTATAGCAATTGATGCAGTTTTTGATGAAGATGAACTAAATACAAATATTATTCTTTTTGAACAAAAACAGAATAATTTATATGAAAAACAAGAAGATTTAATAACTCAATATTACCATGATATACCTAGTTTAAAAAAACTTTTAAAAGAAGTTGGCTTTAGTGTAGAATCAATTAGTGATTTTAATCTTCATGGTTTTGATGAAGCAGATAAACATATTTTTATTTGTAAAAAATAGATACTTATTTTAAATCAATGATAAATTTAAAAGGTTTATATACTATTTTATAAACTTTTTAAAGGTTATTATGATGAACTACCCAAACTTTTTTGATGAAATAGAATCAATTACTTTAGAAGATAAACTCTCAAACTTTTTAGGTGCATTTGAAGATGGAGTTATTGAATTTAATTATTTAGATGTAGTAAAAATAGCAGGTCATTCATGTCCTACTGTTTTAGGAGCATATTTGATGTGCAGTGAAGGATTAAAGGCTTTATATAAGTTGACCTTACCTAAAAGGGGAGAGATTAAAGTAGAGTTTAAAAATGCTTCAACTGAAGGAACAACAGGAGTTGTTGCAAATGTAATTAGTGCAATAACAGCAGCTACAACAAATACAGGATTTAAAGGAATTTCAGGAAACTTTGATAGAAGAAATCTACTTTTTTTTGAACAAGATATATCTTCAAGTGTAAAATTTACAAGATTAGATACAAATGAAAGTGTTGATGTTTATTATGATTGTAATAGTATAACTTTTGAACCTATGGTGTCAGAATTGATGAAAAAAATAGTTCAAAAAAAAGCAAGTGATGAAGAGAAAAAACTCTTTAGTAAGCTTTGGCAAGATAGAGTTGAAAAAATTTCTAAAAATATAAAAGAAGTGATAAAAATAATCTAAACTCTTTTATTATAACTTTTGTATTATTACTATTATTACTATGTTTTTTAGTTTTAAAAAATATTAAAATTGAATTATATAAATAATTTATTATATTATTTTAGCTACTATGTTATACTATATTAATACAAAAACAAATAAACAGGAAAAATAGTATGCAAAATATAATAAAAACCCTACTAATAATATGTATAACAACAGTAGTATTAAATGCACAAGAATTAAAAAAAAGTGAATATGATATAAACCAATGCATAAAAATAGAATATACAAAAGAAGATATAAAAAAATATAAAAAACTAATACAAGAGGGTGAACTACAAGGATATAGTTGTGCAGGTATATACTATGCAAGACAAGGTAACTTTGATGAAGCAATAGATTACTTTAATAAAGGAAAAGAAAAAGGAAGTATAGAATCATATGCACAATTAGGAAGTCTATATTTAAGTTTTTTACATGATAATAAAAAAGCAGTTAAAAACTTTAAAGTAGCAGCAAATGCAGGACATGGAAAATCAGCACATAATTTAGGTGTGTATTATTATAAAAACTTTAAATATGATGAAGCATATAAATGGTTTATGAAATCATATGAAATGGGTGATATTAACTCACTAATTTCTATTGGACTGATGTATATAGACCAAAAAAAATATGATGAAGCAATAAGTACTTTTAAAAAAGTTGGAGAATTAGGTGAGCCAAGAGGTTATTATGAACTGGGGACTTTTTACCAATTAAATAAAGATATGCAAGATAAAGAAAAAGGAATAAATTATTATAAAAAATGTTATGAGATGGGATATGGAAAATGTGCCTCAGCAATAGGAGAGTATTATGAAGAAGACGAAAAAGATTACAAAAAAGCAATTGAGTGGTATAAAAAAGGTGTTAAACTTCAATATAGAGGTTCTC
The window above is part of the Malaciobacter marinus genome. Proteins encoded here:
- a CDS encoding FmdE family protein; the encoded protein is MNYPNFFDEIESITLEDKLSNFLGAFEDGVIEFNYLDVVKIAGHSCPTVLGAYLMCSEGLKALYKLTLPKRGEIKVEFKNASTEGTTGVVANVISAITAATTNTGFKGISGNFDRRNLLFFEQDISSSVKFTRLDTNESVDVYYDCNSITFEPMVSELMKKIVQKKASDEEKKLFSKLWQDRVEKISKNIKEVIKII
- a CDS encoding tetratricopeptide repeat protein — its product is MQNIIKTLLIICITTVVLNAQELKKSEYDINQCIKIEYTKEDIKKYKKLIQEGELQGYSCAGIYYARQGNFDEAIDYFNKGKEKGSIESYAQLGSLYLSFLHDNKKAVKNFKVAANAGHGKSAHNLGVYYYKNFKYDEAYKWFMKSYEMGDINSLISIGLMYIDQKKYDEAISTFKKVGELGEPRGYYELGTFYQLNKDMQDKEKGINYYKKCYEMGYGKCASAIGEYYEEDEKDYKKAIEWYKKGVKLQYRGSLQKLGLLYATILKDFNKSIYWYKKCYEEFKYSGCAADIGYTYQIDLKDYKKAEKWYKIGYKLGSGKAANNLGYIYNYTYKDEKNAIIWYKKAAKLGHKKAINKLNDLGVSYE